Below is a window of Flavobacterium sp. CFS9 DNA.
CCATGTGCATCCTCAGGAAAATGCGACGGCACCCAATCTAAAATCACACCTATTCCGGCCTGATGCAGTTTGTCTATCAAAACCATAAAATCCTGTGGTTTTCCAAAACGTGAAGTAGGTGCGAAATATCCCGTGAGCTGATATCCCCATGAAGGATCATAAGGATATTCCATAACAGGCATAAATTCTACGTGTGTAAAACCGGTTTCCTTTACATAGGCAACCAAATCATCTGCTAATTCTAAATAGGTTAGAAAGCGATTATGTTCTCCGCGTTTCCAGGATCCCAAATGCACTTCGTAAACCGAATGAGGCTTGTCTAATGCATTATGCTCCTGACGCGATTGCATCCATTTTTCATCTTTCCAGCTATAGTCCAGATCCCAAACCACAGAAGCAGTATGAGGCGGTTTTTCGCAATACAAAGCAAAAGGATCTGCTTTTTCGGTAACGATTCCGCCAATATTCGATTGAATTTTATATTTGTACAACGCTCCTTTTGAAAGCTCCGGAATGAATCCTTCCCAAATTCCCGACGAATCCCAACGTACCTGTAAAACATGTTCACCCTGTACCCAATAATTAAAATCACCCACCACCGAAACTGATTGCGCTGTTGGAGCCCACACGGCAAAATACACTCCTTTTACGCCATCAACTTCAACTAAATGCGCTCCTAATTTTTCGTATAACTGATAGTGTTTTCCTGCTTTAAATAAGTTAATATCAAACTCGGTAAAGAGAGAATGCGTAATTACTTTAGACATATTTGGTTTTTAAGGCAATAATTAATTCTAAGCTTTTTATTCAATTCTAAAATTATCAGACAGAACAGCTCCTTTTTTAATCACAACAATACCATCTTTGATACTGTACAACTCATTTGTAAAATTATTCAGGTGTTTTCCACCACTGATGTGAACATTATTTCCAATTCTCACATTCTTATCAATCAGAGCATTTTGTATGAAACAGTTTTCACCAATACCCACATGAATTTTATTAATTGCGGCTTCACGATTTAGTTCGTCCAGATCCTGATAAAAATCGTTCCCCATCACATAACAATTCTCCAATATGGTTCCTTCTCCAATTCTGGAACGAATTCCAATGACTGAACTTTTAATTTCTTTGGCGTTAATAATACATCCTTCCGAAATCAACGATTGATTGATGGTAGAATTTCTAAATTTAGACGGTGGTAATAAACGAGGTCTGGTAAAAATTTTATTGTCGTTATCAAACAAATTAAATTCAGGAATATCGGCCGTCAGACCAATATTAGCTTCAAAGAAAGATTCAATATTTCCGATATCGGTCCAATACCCTTCGTATTGGTAACTCAAAATTTTATGTTTGCCTACCGCCTGCGGAATGATTTCTTTTCCAAAATCCTTTGTTTCCTGATCGGCCATCAGCTCTACCAATAATTCACGGTTGAAAATATAGATTCCCATAGAAGCAAGATACTTTTTACCTTTCTCCTTCATATGCTCGCTTACGTCAGATTCCCATTCCGGTAACAGTGAAGCATGAGGTTTTTCGATAAAAGCTTCGATAAAACTTTCATGATTGGTTTTCAAAATTCCAAATTCAGGTGCATCTTTCGCATTTACGGGTAATGTAGCAATCGAAATCGCAGCATCAGCAGCAATGTGAGCTTCCAACATCTCATTAAAATCCATTTGATACAATTGATCTCCGGATAAAATCAAGGCATGGTCAAATTCGTGCTTCAAAAAATGTGACATACATTGTCTGACGGCATCGGCCGTTCCCTGGAACCAGGTTGGATTATCGGGAGTTTGTTCTGCTGCCAGAATATCTACAAAGGACTGACTAAAGATGCTAAAGTTAAAAGTATTCTTAATATGTGCGTTTAGGGACGCCGAGTTGAACTGTGTCAGAACAAATATTTTAAAAATATCAGAATTAATACAATTGGAAATTGGAATATCCACCAATCGGTATTTTCCACCAATTGGAACTGCGGGCTTAGATCGGGTTTCGGTTAATGGGAACAAGCGCGATCCTTGTCCTCCTCCTAAAATAATGGCAACTACATTCTTCTTCTTAAATTTCATTTTTCTCAATTATTAGGTTGTATATCTCGATGTATTCTTGGCATGCACGCTCCCAGGAATGATCTGTCCCCATTCCTTTCGCTCTAATATTTTTAAAATTAATTTTATCCTCATATAATTTTACGGCACGATTGATCGAATAACAAATATCTCCTACCGAAGCCTGATCATGACACACTCCGTTGCCATCGTCTCCAAAATCAATTACCGTATCTCTCAAGCCTCCGGTTCTTCTTACGATCGGAACCGTTCCATAACGCAACGCATACATTTGGTTTAAACCACAAGGTTCAACCCGGGATGGCATTAAAATAAAATCTGCCCCTGCATAAATTAAATGTGCTAATGCTTCATTATAACCTATAAAAACGTTGTAATTCCCTTTATAATCATTTCGCAATTGCACCAACTGTTCTTCAATCAACGAATTTCCTGATCCCAGAATCAGTATATTAATATTTTCAAAATTTTCAGATAAAGCCAGTGCTGAAGCCTGTGGAAGCAAATCCCCACCTTTCTCCTCAAACAAGCGCCCAATAAAACTGAATAATGGTTTTGTTGAATCAAGTTCAAACTCTTCACATAATTTTTCTTTGTTCTTCTGTTTTCCTATTTCAAAAGTATCTATCGAGTAATTACTCTCAATCATTTGATCTTTGGCAGGATCCCAGACTTCAAAATCAATTCCGTTTAAAATCCCCTTTGATTTGTATCGAACCGATTTAAAAAGGGCTTCTAAACCATTTGCAGCATTGTTAATTTCATCGAGATAACTTGGAGAAACGGTAGTCACAGCATGAGCACACTTGATTCCTACTGCCAATGAGTTGATACAATGATCCCATTCTAAAAAACCAACATGTTTCAAATCAAACTCAGGTAAATAAAACAGCTTATCAAAACCAAACCAGCCCTGATACAAACCATTGTGTATCGTAATTACCGATCTTACTTTACTAAGACTTTCATATTTGTAAGCATATTGAACTAAAAACGGAATCAATCCGGTATGGTGGTCGTGGCAATTTAAAACATCAGGAACCTTATTTCGTGCCGTAATCCAATCTAAGGTTGCGATCTGAAAGGATACAAATCTTTCAATATCATCCTCATATCCATAAACATTTGGCCGATCGAACAATTCTTTGATTTCAATCAGATACAGTTCATATCCTAATTGATCTGTTGTTTCTTTTAAAACGTTAAAAGGAAAATTAAAATTCCCCAACTTCACATTTCCCCAATGAACACATTCAAAATCGTTCTCTTTTCTAAATTTGGTATCATAACAAGGAACCACAACACGAACATCGTGACCTGCTTTGGTCTGATATTTAGGCAGTGCGCCAACCACATCGGCCAAACCGCCCACCTTTGCCATTGGATAACACTCTGCACTGATGTGAAATATCTCCATTCTTAAAATTTATATGCGTACTAAATACTATTTTTCGAATTATTTTTTTCAGTAAACATCTATTAATGTGTTACTTTTATCTTTTTTTAAATTTAGGAAAAAATAAACAGAATCCAGCCCTCAAAAAAAATTTATTGATATGTCAAAAAAGGAAAATAATCCTACTAAATCCCTAAAAATTCCCAAGTTTATTATTGCATCCGCTAAAATTTGTGCCTTTTTTTCGACAAAACTGGTTACCACTTATGCCGCAAAACTTTTCACAACTCCCGTAAAACATAAGGTTCCAAAACGCGAACTGGAGATGGAGCAAAAAAGTATTAAAAAAACCATTTATGTTCCGCTAATTAATAAAAGTGTGGTTACGTATGAATACGATAAAAGTGACCGCAAAATTTTGCTGGTACACGGCTGGGCCGGAAGAGGAACCCAATTATTCAAAATAGCCGATGAACTTTTAAAAAATGGATTTTCAACAGTAAGTTTTGATGCTCCTGCACATGGAAAATCTGAAGGAAAAAGTACGATCATGTCCGAATTTATTGCTTCGATTTTAGAACTTGAAAAACAATTTGGCCCTTTTGAATTTGCTATCGGTCATTCCTTAGGCGGAATGTCTGTCTTAAATGCAATCAAAAACGGATTAAAGGTAAAAAAGGCGATCGTAATTGGAAGTGGAGATATTGTACAGGATATATTGGATGATTTTGTTAAAAAATTGGAGCTAAAACCAGAAATCAGTGAGCGTTTACGCGACCATTTTGAAAAGAAGTACCAAGTAAAAATGGATGACTTTTCAGCCTACAAAGCAGCTCAGGAAATTAAAATACCAGTCCTTGTAATTCATGATCAAGATGATCCTGAAGTTTCCGTGAAAGCAGGAATCCATATTCATAAACAGCTGGAAAATGGAACTTTGTATCTAACAGAAGGTTTAGGACATCGGAAAATTCTTGGGAATCACAATGTCATTAAAAAAACGCTGGATTTCATCAAAACCTCTTAATTTTGTGATAGTTATATTTTCTATTGTTCAATTCTAAAGAAACTAAAGATGGACTTATTTGGAGAAACAACAAATTGGGAAACAAAACTGGAACCCATCCTGAGTAAATATAAAGGAAGAAAACATCCTTTAGACTATCAAAATACGTATCAATTGCTGGTAATGGTGGTTCTGTCTGCTCAGGATTCTGACGCCAACATCAATAAAATTGCACCGGCACTATTTGAAAAATATCCCACACTAAAAAGTCTTTCGCAAACCGATGCAGAAACTTTCATTCCATACATAAGCAAAGTCCGCAATTATCCCACAAAAGCGCAATGGCTTTTGGAAATTGCGCAAACTGTTCAAAATGATGAAGACATTCCATTAACCATGAAAGAATTAACAGCTTTAAAAGGTATTGGAAGAAAATCAGCCAATGTAATATTGCGAGAAACTCATCAGCCGGCAGAAGGAATTATTGCCGATTTACACGTTATACGTGTAGCGCCAAGAATTGGTATTATCAAAGAGAGTAAAGACGGAATTAAAACCGAAAAAGACCTAATGCAGGCCCTACCTAAAACCATTTGGTCTGAAATTGGGATGGCAATTTCTTTTTTGGGAAGAGAAACCTGCAGACCTAAACCTAAATGTGAGGAGTGTAAAATTGTGGACTACTGTAATTACTTTGCTACCGAAATAGCATAGAAAAACATTACTTTCTTCTGGTATCGATCAGATAAATAATTTTCCAGTTGTCTTTTTCTTTAAACAAAGTAAAAGTATTCACCCCCGAGTGACTCAGCTTATCATTCACGTAAAACTGATAAGGCGCCCAAACATGTGCTATTGTTCCGTCAATTTGAATGTTGTAGCTCAGGATTTTTTCAGAAAATTCAATGTTAGAAGGTATTGTAGCAATTGATTTATAGAATTTACCCGCGTTCTCCTCTGTAAGTTTGTTTCCTTTAACTAAACTCTCACTAATAGATTGTAATACTATTCTATCCGCACAAACAGATTTCATTCTTACGGTATCTCTCTGATGAAAACCTTCAAAAAAGGTTTCTATACTCTTCTGGACTTCCTGTTGCTGAGCGTTTACAGTTAATCCCAAAAATAATGAGCTGATAATACAGAACATTCTCATAAGCAAAGCATAAAGTTAAACCCCAAATTGACTCAGATGATGCTCCAGATGTTTAGCAAACATATTATTCCATTCTGTAGCGGTTAATTTACCAAAAGAATGCGATTCTTTACCGTCAAAATCTTTTTCACCCAACAATTGCGTTTTATTAATGTAAGCAATCAGTCTTTCTCTCTCAAGATTAAAATCGCGGCTGCTATTTATAATAAACTGTGGTGCCGTCGGATTATTATGTTTATATGGTGTCTCACTCACCACCTTATTTTTAACCAAAGTCTTTAAAATAAACTTCAAAAAGAAACCTGGTTTTGGATGAATATCATCGTAAACCATCTCATAGGAAACATTGCAGTGTGCCAACATTTGTGCCACATCCATTTTACCCCAGAGCCCCTTCGAATCCGGTTGAAGCAAATTAATACGTTTCACAAACTCATCACAATCTCCTTTATAAAAGACATTTTTCATCGTATTCCGATTTTTAAATAAATTAAACACTAAAGTAAAAATATGATTTTTATCTGAAATTACAATCTTTGATTTTAACTTGTAATCATAATTATGGCGTTCCCCTCTGGGTCGGGCTGTCCGCTAAATCTTTTGCGATAGAAGCTTCAGGGGAATTTTTAAGAGCACGGTTATCGCAAAAGGATACCGCTTCCATCCCTAACGCGGCCTTTGATAAAAAGAAAATTACAAGAAAAAAATCAATTCAAAGACATTCAAAAAAGGGCTGAAAGCCCTAAAGCAACAGCATGGTGCGAAGCACTATGACTTACGATACCCGGTGACAAATCGCCCTGAAAGGGCAAAAGCCATTCTCACTCCTGTAAATCAAAAAAAAACCGTTTGATCTGTGGACTATTTCTAACCGCGACGAGCGCGAGGATTTCAAAAAGGAATAAAACAAAAAACCCTATCCGATTTGGATAGGGTTTTCAAAAGAAAGGCGACGACATACTCTCCCACATAACTGCAGTACCATCTGCGCAGGCGGGCTTAACTTCTCTGTTCGGGATGGGAAGAGGTGAGCCCCGCCGCAATAACCACCTTAAGATTATTGTTGGCGGTTGTTGGTTTATGGTTGTTGGTGTTTCCATCAACTACCAACCTTCAACTTTCAACTGCAGCTTCGCTGCAAATATTTTAACATACTGAGATAAAGAAACAAATAAGTATTTTAAGTTTTAGAAAGTTTCCTCCCTCCGATTGCTCGGAGGGAAAAGTGCGTACATAAGCTTACGGATTATTAGTACTACTCGACTATGACATTACTGCCTTTACATCTATAGCCTATCAACGTGGTCATCTTCCACGATCCTTAAAAGAAATCTCATCTTGTGGTGGGTTTCGCGCTTATATGCTTTCAGCGCTTATCCCTTCCAAACGTAGCTACTCTGCGGTGCCCCTGGCGGGACAACAGATACACTAGAGGTTTGTCCAATTCGGTCCTCTCGTACTAGAATCAGATCCACTCAAATTTCTAACGCCCACAGTAGATAGAGACCGAACTGTCTCACGACGTTCTGAACCCAGCTCGCGTGCCACTTTAATGGGCGAACAGCCCAACCCTTGGGACCTTCTCCAGCCCCAGGATGTGACGAGCCGACATCGAGGTGCCAAACCCCCCCGTCGATATGAGCTCTTGGGGGAGATCAGCCTGTTATCCCCGGCGTACCTTTTATCCTTTGAGCGATGGCCCTTCCATGCGGAACCACCGGATCACTATGCTCTACTTTCGTACCTGATCGACCTGTATGTCTCTCAGTCAAGCTCCCTTATGCCATTGCACTCTACGCACGGTTACCAAGCGTACTGAGGGAACCTTTAGAAGCCTCCGTTACTCTTTTGGAGGCGACCACCCCAGTCAAACTACCCACCAAGCACTGTCCCCCGCAACACGGGGTTAGGCCTCAGATAAACAAAGGGTTGTATTTCAACAATGACTCCACAACGCCTGGCGACGCCACTTCACAGTCTCCAACCTATCCTACACATCATTTATCCAAGGTCAATACTAAGCTATAGTAAAGGTGCACAGGGTCTTTTCGTCCCACTGCGGGTAAACGGCATCTTCACCGTTACTACAATTTCACCGAGCTCATGGCTGAGACAGTGTCCAGATCGTTACACCATTCGTGCAGGTCGGAACTTACCCGACAAGGAATTTCGCTACCTTAGGACCGTTATAGTTACGGCCGCCGTTTACTGGGGCTTCAATTCAATGCTTCTCCGAAGATAACATCTCCTCTTAACCTTCCAGCACCGGGCAGGTGTCAGGCCCTATACGTCATCTTACGATTTTGCAGAGCCCTGTGTTTTTGATAAACAGTCGCCTGGACCTCTTCACTGCGGCCCCGATTGCTCGGGGCGACCTTTCTCCCGAAGTTACAGGTCTATTTTGCCTAATTCCTTAGCCATGAATCTCTCGAGCACCTTAGGATTCTCTCCTCAACTACCTGTGTCGGTTTACGGTACTGGTACTAATTACCTGAAGTTTAGAGGTTTTTCTTGGAAGCCCTTAGGCGCACTATCTCTTTGTCCGAAGACTCCGAGTACTATCGTATTTCACCATTCTCTACGGATTTGCCTATAGAGAATATAGCTAGGTACTTCAACGAACTATTCCGTCAGTTCGCGGCGCTTTCATCACTCCGTCACCCCATCACAGTAATTAGTAGTACGGGAATATTAACCCGTTGGCCATCGACTGTCCCTTTCGGGTTCGCCTTAGGACCAGACTAACCCACAGCTGATTAGCATAGCTGTGGAAACCTTAGTTTTTCGGTGTGCGGGTTTCTCGCCCGCATTATCGTTACTTATGCCTACATTTTCTTTTCCAGCCAGTCCAGCATACCTTACGATACACCTTCAACCCTGCTGGAATGCTCCCCTACCACTTTGCATTGCTGCAAAATCCATAGCTTCGGTAATATGCTTATGCCCGATTATTATCCATGCTCGTCCGCTCGACTAGTGAGCTGTTACGCACTCTTTAAATGAATGGCTGCTTCCAAGCCAACATCCTAGCTGTCTGGGCAGACAAACCTCGTTCTTTCAACTTAGCATATATTTGGGGACCTTAGCTGATGGTCTGGGTTCTTTCCCTCTCGGACTTGGACCTTAGCACCCAAGCCCTCACTGCTGTAAAACATTATATAGCATTCGGAGTTTGTCAGGAATTGGTAGGCGGTGAAGCCCCCGCATCCAATCAGTAGCTCTACCTCTATATAACTATTATCAGCGCTGCACCTAAATGCATTTCGGGGAGTACGAGCTATTTCCGAGTTTGATTGGCCTTTCACCCCTACCCACAGGTCATCCGAAGACTTTTCAACGTCAACCGGTTCGGACCTCCACACTGTGTTACCAGCGCTTCATCCTGCCCATGGGTAGATCACACGGTTTCGCGTCTAACACTACTGACTAAAGCGCCCTATTCAGACTCGCTTTCGCTACGGATCCGTGACTTAATCACTTAACCTTGCCAGCAACGTTAACTCGTAGGCTCATTATGCAAAAGGCACGCCGTCACCCCACTAAAGGGCTCCGACCGCTTGTAAGCGTATGGTTTCAGGATCTATTTCACTCCGTTATTCACGGTTCTTTTCACCTTTCCCTCACGGTACTGGTTCACTATCGGTCTCTCAGGAGTATTTAGCCTTAGCGGATGGTCCCGCCAAATTCAGACAGGGTTTCACGTGCCCCGCCCTACTCAGGATACCACTATCCATTATACTTGTTACCCATACGAGGCTATCACTCTCTATGGCTCGACTTTCCAGTCAATTCCGGTTCCTTGTACATGAAATGTCGTGGTCCTACAACCCCAACAATGCCGTAACATCATTGGTTTGGGCTAATCCGCGTTCGCTCGCCACTACTTACGGAATCACTTTTGTTTTCTTCTCCTCCGCCTACTTAGATGTTTCAGTTCAGCGGGTTTGCCCACCTATCGGTGTACTATGTCTTCAACATAGTGGGTTGCCCCATTCGGATATCTACGGATCAATCGATGTGTGCTCGTCCCCGTAGCTTTTCGCAGCTTATCACGTCCTTCTTCGCCTCTGAGAGCCTAGGCATCCCCCATACGCCCTTATTTTGCTTATTGTACCAATCTTGTTATTTAAAACAAGACCGTTTTTTTTGTTTCTTATTATTGCTAATAAAAAACGCTTTCTACTTTCTTATTATTTTCTTATCTCAATATGTCAATGAACTTTGTTTCGCTTTAGGCTTTAAGCAATACACTTTAAGCTTTCTTAGCCTTTGCCTATAGCTTAAAGCTTTAGGCCTTGTGGAGAATAACGGAGTCGAACCGTTGACCTCCTGCGTGCAAGGCAGGCGCTCTAGCCAGCTGAGCTAATCCCCCATTTTTTAGTTGTCAGTTAACAGTTTTCAGTTAACACTACTTAAAACGGTTACTCAACCTCTAAAATTTCCTTTTAAATCAAGTTTTTCAGCCTTTTTAAACTTATAACTTATAATTCATAACTTATAACTCTTTAAAAAAGTAGTCCCGGGCAGACTCGAACTGCCGACCCCTACATTATCAGTGTAGTACTCTAACCAGCTGAGCTACGAGACTCTGTTTTTACTTAATTCTTTTTTCATTTTTTAAATTAACAGCAAGAGTAATACAATCTCCAATTCAGAATCCTATAAATAATCATCTTTTTTCCTTAGCGTGTCCGAAAACTAACACTAAGGCTCTAGAAAGGAGGTGTTCCAGCCGCACCTTCCGGTACGGCTACCTTGTTACGACTTAGCCCTAGTTACCAGTTTTACCCTAGGCAGCTCCTTGCGGTCACCGACTTCAGGCACCCCCAGCTTCCATGGCTTGACGGGCGGTGTGTACAAGGCCCGGGAACGTATTCACCGGATCATGGCTGATATCCGATTACTAGCGATTCCAGCTTCACGGAGTCGAGTTGCAGACTCCGATCCGAACTGTGACCGGCTTTATAGATTCGCTCCTGCTCACACAGTGGCTGCTCTCTGTACCGGCCATTGTAGCACGTGTGTAGCCCAAGGCGTAAGGGCCGTGATGATTTGACGTCATCCCCACCTTCCTCACAGTTTGCACTGGCAGTCTTGTTAGAGTTCCCGACACTACTCGCTGGCAACTAACAACAGGGGTTGCGCTCGTTATAGGACTTAACCTGACACCTCACGGCACGAGCTGACGACAACCATGCAGCACCTTGTAATTTGTCTTGCGAAAGATCTGTTTCCAAATCGGTCAAACTACATTTAAGCCTTGGTAAGGTTCCTCGCGTATCATCGAATTAAACCACATGCTCCACCGCTTGTGCGGGCCCCCGTCAATTCCTTTGAGTTTCATTCTTGCGAACGTACTCCCCAGGTGGGATACTTATCACTTTCGCTTAGCCACTGAAATTGCTCCCAACAGCTAGTATCCATCGTTTACGGCGTGGACTACCAGGGTATCTAATCCTGTTCGCTACCCACGCTTTCGTCCATCAGCGTCAATCCATTAGTAGTAACCTGCCTTCGCAATTGGTATTCCATGTAATCTCTAAGCATTTCACCGCTACACTACATATTCTAGTTACTTCCTAATAATTCAAGTTCAGCAGTATCAATGGCCGTTCCACCGTTGAGCGATGGGCTTTCACCACTGACTTACTAAACCGCCTACGGACCCTTTAAACCCAATGATTCCGGATAACGCTTGGATCCTCCGTATTACCGCGGCTGCTGGCACGGAGTTAGCCGATCCTTATTCTTACGATACCGTCAAGCCTCTACACGTAGAGGTGTTTCTTCTCGTACAAAAGCAGTTTACAATCCATAGGACCGTCATCCTGCACGCGGCATGGCTGGATCAGGCTTGCGCCCATTGTCCAATATTCCTCACTGCTGCCTCCCGTAGGAGTCTGGTCCGTGTCTCAGTACCAGTGTGGGGGATCTCCCTCTCAGGACCCCTACCCATCGTAGCCTTGGTAAGCCGTTACCTTACCAACTAGCTAATGGGACGCATGCTCATCTTTTACCGTTGTGACTTTAATAACTCAATCATGCGATTGTGTTATACTATGAGGTATTAATCCAAATTTCTCTGGGCTATCCCTCTGTAAAAGGTAGATTGCATACGCGTTACGCACCCGTGCGCCGGTCTCTATATCCGAAGACATATACCCCTCGACTTGCATGTGTTAAGCCTGCCGCTAGCGTTCATCCTGAGCCAGGATCAAACTCTTCATCGTATATTTTTTATATTATATCGCGACGAATATCTATCGGTTCTTTTCGAATCTTACGACTCTATTACTCTTATTCTTTTGTCCCGATTAATCGGGACGGCTGTCAATTCAATATGTCTACGAACGTATTCTTTTTTCTTATTATCGCTTGTTTCTCAAAGCGGGTGCAAAAGTAGAAAACTTATTTCAAACTGGCAAAAGATTTTTGAAGTTTTTTTAGAAAATTTCTTTTCCTTTTCAACCTCTATCCTTACCAATTTTTCAATGAACTTCCCATGTTTTGCGGGGTGCAAATGTAATACCCGTTTTTAAATCTCGCAAGCTTTTTGGAATCTTTTTTTGAAAATAAATTTTCGTTTTGATTCGTTTTGCTTATCAGTATCTCTGTGAACGTTTATCGCTGTTGCGGGTGCAAAAGTAGTCACTTTATTCGCTTTCACAAGCTTTTTCTACACTTATTTTTGAAGTTTTTCTTAAATGGCTGGTTTGGCGTTTTTTACAAACAATCTTTTTTTTGTTGTTGTAAATAGTAAACCCCACAGGTTCTAAAAACCTGTCGGGTTTGACTCTTTATCACAACCTCACCTCCTAGCCCCGATAGAAGTGGGCATCCTTTTGTGGCGGGGTTCGACACAAAAGATACAAACGGATAGCGGGATAAAGCTCCCCAATACTTAAATTACAAACCCAAAGGCTTCGACTTCGCTCAGCCGGACATTCGTCTCAGCCGGGCATTTGTCTCTATTAGACAAAAACTACTCTTATATATAGAATAGATGAAAAAGCAAACCCGACAGGTTCTGAAAAACTGTCGGGTTGTAAATTGCTAATTACCTAGAACTAGTCTGTGAAATTATCTAATGATTAATTTTTCTATAAATGTATTCCCATCCTGTTCTACTCTTATTAGATACACACCGCTTGGCAAGCCTAAAACATTCAACTCTGTTTTTTCTGTTTGAACAGAAAGTATTTTCTTTCCTGTCATATCAGATATCACAATGTTTTTAGGACTACTTGAAGCTGATTGTATATGAACCTTACCTTCGATAACCGGATTAGGATATAATACAAAACCTTCAATAGCATTAGTTGGCACTCCCAATGTACATGTCGTGCTTGAAACATTTACTGTACGTGTTACTGTAGCTTGATTTTGTAATGCATCTTTTACCGTATATGTTATTACATATTGTCCCGGAGTATTTACATCAACAGTACCTGAAACAATAACCGAAGAAGTAATATCTGCATTTGTATTATCTACTGCCGTATAACCCGGATCTGTGTACACACAACCTTTATCAATAGAAATGACTGCATTACCTAAAAGTGTAATTGTAGGTTTAGCCAACTCTATCGTCAATGTCCAATACTCGATAGTGCCG
It encodes the following:
- the nth gene encoding endonuclease III; the protein is MDLFGETTNWETKLEPILSKYKGRKHPLDYQNTYQLLVMVVLSAQDSDANINKIAPALFEKYPTLKSLSQTDAETFIPYISKVRNYPTKAQWLLEIAQTVQNDEDIPLTMKELTALKGIGRKSANVILRETHQPAEGIIADLHVIRVAPRIGIIKESKDGIKTEKDLMQALPKTIWSEIGMAISFLGRETCRPKPKCEECKIVDYCNYFATEIA
- a CDS encoding glucose-1-phosphate adenylyltransferase — encoded protein: MKFKKKNVVAIILGGGQGSRLFPLTETRSKPAVPIGGKYRLVDIPISNCINSDIFKIFVLTQFNSASLNAHIKNTFNFSIFSQSFVDILAAEQTPDNPTWFQGTADAVRQCMSHFLKHEFDHALILSGDQLYQMDFNEMLEAHIAADAAISIATLPVNAKDAPEFGILKTNHESFIEAFIEKPHASLLPEWESDVSEHMKEKGKKYLASMGIYIFNRELLVELMADQETKDFGKEIIPQAVGKHKILSYQYEGYWTDIGNIESFFEANIGLTADIPEFNLFDNDNKIFTRPRLLPPSKFRNSTINQSLISEGCIINAKEIKSSVIGIRSRIGEGTILENCYVMGNDFYQDLDELNREAAINKIHVGIGENCFIQNALIDKNVRIGNNVHISGGKHLNNFTNELYSIKDGIVVIKKGAVLSDNFRIE
- a CDS encoding nuclear transport factor 2 family protein; translated protein: MRMFCIISSLFLGLTVNAQQQEVQKSIETFFEGFHQRDTVRMKSVCADRIVLQSISESLVKGNKLTEENAGKFYKSIATIPSNIEFSEKILSYNIQIDGTIAHVWAPYQFYVNDKLSHSGVNTFTLFKEKDNWKIIYLIDTRRK
- a CDS encoding glycogen synthase, which codes for MEIFHISAECYPMAKVGGLADVVGALPKYQTKAGHDVRVVVPCYDTKFRKENDFECVHWGNVKLGNFNFPFNVLKETTDQLGYELYLIEIKELFDRPNVYGYEDDIERFVSFQIATLDWITARNKVPDVLNCHDHHTGLIPFLVQYAYKYESLSKVRSVITIHNGLYQGWFGFDKLFYLPEFDLKHVGFLEWDHCINSLAVGIKCAHAVTTVSPSYLDEINNAANGLEALFKSVRYKSKGILNGIDFEVWDPAKDQMIESNYSIDTFEIGKQKNKEKLCEEFELDSTKPLFSFIGRLFEEKGGDLLPQASALALSENFENINILILGSGNSLIEEQLVQLRNDYKGNYNVFIGYNEALAHLIYAGADFILMPSRVEPCGLNQMYALRYGTVPIVRRTGGLRDTVIDFGDDGNGVCHDQASVGDICYSINRAVKLYEDKINFKNIRAKGMGTDHSWERACQEYIEIYNLIIEKNEI
- a CDS encoding DUF1569 domain-containing protein, whose translation is MKNVFYKGDCDEFVKRINLLQPDSKGLWGKMDVAQMLAHCNVSYEMVYDDIHPKPGFFLKFILKTLVKNKVVSETPYKHNNPTAPQFIINSSRDFNLERERLIAYINKTQLLGEKDFDGKESHSFGKLTATEWNNMFAKHLEHHLSQFGV
- a CDS encoding alpha/beta hydrolase, producing MSKKENNPTKSLKIPKFIIASAKICAFFSTKLVTTYAAKLFTTPVKHKVPKRELEMEQKSIKKTIYVPLINKSVVTYEYDKSDRKILLVHGWAGRGTQLFKIADELLKNGFSTVSFDAPAHGKSEGKSTIMSEFIASILELEKQFGPFEFAIGHSLGGMSVLNAIKNGLKVKKAIVIGSGDIVQDILDDFVKKLELKPEISERLRDHFEKKYQVKMDDFSAYKAAQEIKIPVLVIHDQDDPEVSVKAGIHIHKQLENGTLYLTEGLGHRKILGNHNVIKKTLDFIKTS